The following coding sequences are from one Microbacterium sp. SORGH_AS_0969 window:
- the gltX gene encoding glutamate--tRNA ligase has translation MSASPDPRTTTASGADVRVRFCPSPTGLPHVGLIRTVLFNWAYARHNGGKLVFRIEDTDAARDSEESYQQLLDALRWMNIDWDEGVEVGGPHAPYRQSQRHEIYREVLDKLVAAGAVYESYSTAEEIDARNEANGRAKQLGYDNFDRDLTEEQKAAFRAEGRQPAWRLRVPDHDLTYVDLIRGEVTFPAGSFPDFVLVRAGGVPLYPFVNPVDDALMGITHVIRGEDLMPSTARQLALYSALVDAGVTTFIPRFGHMPLVLGETGNKKLSKRDPQADLFLQREKGFIHEGLLNYLSLLGWSLSHDRDVFSLDEMIAAFDIADVNPNPARFDQKKAEAINGDHIRMLDADDFAARIVPYLAGAGFIAEDPSPEHRAIIAAAAPLVQERVQLLGEVPGMLGFLFVSEVEYAEDALKVLPANAAEVLVASVGALELVPETEFTAAAVQEALSTALVEELGLKPRVAYGPPRVALTGRRVSPPLFESMELLGKAETLRRLDALVRHLG, from the coding sequence ATGTCTGCCTCTCCCGATCCCCGCACCACGACCGCCTCCGGCGCCGACGTCCGCGTCCGGTTCTGCCCGTCTCCGACGGGTCTGCCGCACGTCGGTCTGATCCGCACCGTGCTGTTCAACTGGGCCTACGCCCGGCACAACGGTGGAAAGCTCGTCTTCCGTATCGAAGACACCGATGCCGCGCGCGACAGCGAGGAGAGCTACCAGCAGCTCCTCGATGCCCTGCGGTGGATGAACATCGATTGGGACGAGGGCGTCGAGGTCGGCGGTCCTCACGCCCCCTACCGGCAGTCCCAGCGTCACGAGATCTACCGCGAGGTGCTCGACAAGCTCGTCGCGGCGGGCGCGGTGTACGAGAGCTACTCGACGGCGGAGGAGATCGACGCCCGCAACGAGGCCAACGGCCGCGCGAAGCAGCTCGGGTACGACAACTTCGACCGTGACCTCACCGAGGAGCAGAAGGCGGCGTTCCGCGCCGAGGGACGCCAGCCCGCGTGGCGTCTGCGCGTGCCCGACCATGACCTCACCTACGTCGACCTGATCCGCGGCGAGGTGACGTTCCCGGCGGGCTCGTTCCCCGACTTCGTGCTCGTGCGCGCCGGGGGAGTGCCGCTCTATCCGTTCGTGAACCCGGTCGACGACGCCCTCATGGGGATCACCCACGTCATCCGCGGCGAAGACCTCATGCCCTCCACCGCCCGTCAGCTCGCGCTGTACTCGGCGCTGGTGGATGCCGGCGTCACGACGTTCATCCCGCGCTTCGGCCACATGCCGCTGGTGCTGGGCGAGACCGGCAACAAGAAGCTGTCGAAGCGCGACCCGCAGGCCGACCTCTTCCTGCAACGTGAGAAGGGCTTCATCCACGAGGGCCTGCTCAACTACCTGTCGCTGCTCGGCTGGTCGCTCTCGCACGACCGCGACGTGTTCTCGCTCGACGAGATGATCGCGGCTTTCGACATCGCCGACGTCAACCCGAACCCCGCGCGCTTCGACCAGAAGAAGGCCGAGGCGATCAACGGCGACCACATCCGGATGCTGGATGCCGACGACTTCGCCGCGCGGATCGTGCCCTACCTCGCGGGGGCCGGGTTCATCGCCGAGGATCCGTCGCCGGAGCACCGGGCGATCATCGCCGCCGCCGCGCCCCTCGTTCAAGAGCGTGTGCAGCTGCTCGGCGAGGTGCCGGGCATGCTCGGCTTCCTCTTCGTCTCCGAAGTGGAGTACGCCGAGGATGCGCTGAAGGTGCTGCCGGCCAACGCGGCCGAGGTGCTCGTGGCATCGGTCGGAGCCCTCGAGCTCGTGCCGGAAACGGAGTTCACCGCCGCGGCCGTGCAGGAGGCGCTGTCGACGGCGCTCGTCGAGGAGCTCGGGCTGAAGCCGCGCGTCGCGTATGGGCCTCCCCGCGTGGCGCTGACCGGTCGCCGCGTCTCGCCGCCTCTCTTCGAGTCGATGGAACTGCTCGGCAAGGCGGAGACTCTGCGCCGCCTCGACGCGCTCGTCCGTCACCTCGGCTGA